One Gemmatimonadales bacterium DNA window includes the following coding sequences:
- a CDS encoding cytochrome c-type biogenesis protein CcmH, with amino-acid sequence MNRRRFLGSGAARIGAGALGISTAAGAAAGIGPLERLFAQQPGQQAGQQPSEEPLAGEGANGSLRDPDAAGRPLSATTAADNDEAIKQIEQHLHCTCGCNLDIYTCRTTDFSCSYSPELHKEVVALYDSGKTAQQIVDAFVAKYGEKVLMAPPAEGFNLAGYLVPGALIALAGAGVVAIVSRRGAVAAAEGGVPRVPPMPPPATSTATPEELDRLRRELTEVDD; translated from the coding sequence GTGAACCGCCGACGGTTTCTCGGGTCAGGCGCGGCACGCATTGGGGCCGGTGCGCTCGGCATTTCCACCGCGGCCGGCGCGGCGGCGGGCATCGGGCCGCTCGAGCGGCTCTTCGCTCAGCAACCAGGCCAGCAGGCGGGACAGCAGCCGAGCGAGGAGCCGCTCGCGGGCGAAGGCGCCAACGGCAGCCTGCGCGATCCGGATGCCGCCGGCCGACCGCTCAGCGCCACCACCGCCGCCGACAACGACGAGGCGATCAAGCAGATCGAGCAGCACCTGCACTGCACCTGCGGCTGCAATCTCGACATCTACACCTGCCGGACCACCGACTTTTCGTGCAGCTATTCGCCCGAGCTGCACAAGGAAGTGGTGGCACTCTACGACAGCGGCAAGACGGCGCAGCAGATCGTCGATGCCTTCGTCGCCAAGTACGGCGAGAAGGTGCTCATGGCGCCCCCGGCCGAGGGGTTCAACCTGGCCGGGTATCTGGTGCCGGGAGCGCTCATCGCGCTGGCGGGCGCGGGCGTCGTGGCCATCGTTTCGCGGCGCGGAGCAGTGGCGGCGGCGGAGGGCGGCGTGCCGCGCGTCCCTCCGATGCCTCCCCCGGCCACGTCGACCGCGACGCCGGAAGAGCTGGACCGGCTCCGGCGCGAGCTGACCGAGGTGGATGACTGA
- a CDS encoding zinc ribbon domain-containing protein yields MAYEAVAAVAVGLAVLWLALGPLIRPAPRQPAAVEPLDPEETPKGVALTALKEIEFDRETGKLSDADYEQLKAKYTSIAIAAMRAEAAADQEAAAAANAAADSVANATAGNFATSGDIEAMIARQVRLIRSARSTAPPSAPVCASCGPRPEPDALFCSSCGARLRVPVECARCGAPLPADGNFCESCGSRVAA; encoded by the coding sequence ATGGCGTATGAGGCAGTGGCCGCGGTGGCCGTGGGCCTCGCGGTGCTCTGGCTTGCGCTCGGTCCGCTGATCCGGCCCGCGCCCCGGCAGCCCGCTGCCGTGGAGCCGCTCGACCCCGAGGAGACGCCCAAGGGCGTGGCTCTTACGGCGCTCAAGGAAATCGAATTCGACCGCGAAACCGGGAAGCTCTCCGACGCCGATTACGAGCAGCTCAAGGCCAAGTACACATCGATCGCCATCGCCGCCATGCGGGCAGAAGCCGCGGCGGACCAGGAGGCGGCCGCGGCAGCGAACGCAGCAGCGGACTCGGTGGCCAACGCCACCGCGGGCAATTTCGCCACGTCAGGCGACATCGAGGCGATGATCGCGCGCCAGGTGCGCCTCATCCGCTCGGCGCGCTCGACTGCGCCGCCGTCGGCTCCGGTCTGCGCATCCTGCGGCCCGCGGCCCGAGCCCGATGCGCTCTTCTGCTCCTCATGCGGCGCCCGGCTCCGTGTGCCGGTCGAGTGTGCCCGCTGCGGAGCCCCCCTCCCGGCGGACGGCAACTTCTGCGAGTCCTGTGGCAGCCGCGTGGCCGCCTGA